From the genome of Sphingobacterium sp. UGAL515B_05:
AGTCTTGCCATTATACTGCTGTGCTAATCCAAAATTCAAGCAGATGGATTTGGCGTGACCAATGTGGAGGTAACCATTTGGCTCAGGAGGAAAACGTGTCAATACACGTCCGCCATGCTTCCCTGTACGAAGATCCTCTTCGACAATTTCCTCGATAAAATTTAATGATTTTTCTTCACTCATAATACAAAGTTAATTATTCGCCGTGAAATATTAGCTAGGCGATCGTAGATATTCGGCTTAGCGTGAGTGGTTGAATAGGCCAGCTGTATCTGTTGGAATGGAGAGACTTAATAACGCTGGGATATGAAACAAAAAAGGGACGAAATTTCGTCCCTTTTTACCGATTTTTATTACTACTCTATTTATAAGCGAAGACTTCACCTAGCTCATCATTATTGGTAAAGGTACAGTGTTGATCGATCAATTCTCCCGTGCCGATATTGATAATCATTCCATGTACTGCAAGATCATTACGCTCTTTCCATGCGTTTTGGATAATCGACGTCGCACAAAGATTGAAAACCTGTTCTTGTACGTTGAGCTCGATTAAACGATCTACTTTTTTATCATGTTCCTGGATCGCATCGATCTCTTCGCTGTGTAAACGATAAACATCCTTGATATGGCCCAACCAGTTGTCGATAATACCATACTGCTTGCGGCTTAAAGAAGCCGCAACACCACCGCAGCCATAGTGACCAGCGATAATCACATGTTTTACTTTCAGCACATTCACGGCATAGTCTAATACGGAAAGCATACTCATATCCGAGTGAATGACCATGTTGGCAATATTACGGTGAACGAAAACTTCCCCCGGCTTTGTACCTGTCAATTCATTTGCGGGTACACGGCTATCTGCACAACCGATCCAAAGAATTTCCGGATTTTGACCTTTAGCAAGTTGTTGGAAGCGTCCCGAAGCGTCATTCTTTACGAATTCCATCCACTCTTTATTTCCCTTTATGATATTGTCAAATCCTATTTTTAAATCTTTATTTTCCATATTCTTCTTATTTCACTCTTGCCCAAAGGCATTGTTTCTATTTTATTGTAATAATACAAATGTCTAAATTCATTGTTTACTTCAAACAACTTATTTTTTATTGAAAATCTGTTCTTGATGTTCAATCATCCTTCCTCTTGTTTCAACCAAGGATTGCTGGTAGAACGATGGAAGGTAATGGCTGACGCGATACGTGGAAAACCTTTCCCTTATGGGGAGGGTTTTTTATAGACAACCTGCAAAAGCTCGATGTCTTTTCCCTTACTTCTCGCATTCTGCTCAAAATCTTTTATGACTTCGATGACATCCTTGTCTATAAATTTACTGAATGTTCCATCGATGCGGATCTTACTGATAGATTTTGGTAAGCTGTATAATTTCTGTTGGATCGGAACCTTGTTCAAAAAGGATACTTCCTCCGCTAATGTAATGACAGCCTTATCTTCTTCATTGTCTTTTTCAATATTATATTTGAAAGCATTTTTCATATTTGCTCTCAAAATATAGAATGTCGCCACGACAATACCTATTCCTACACCCATAAGGAGATCAGTAAACACGATCGCTACAATGGTGACAAAAAATGGGATAAATTGATCCAAGCCTTTTTTGTACATCGAGGTGAATAGACTTGGTTTAGCCAATTTATATCCTGTATGGAGAAGGATAGCCGCTAAACAGGCCAAAGGAATCATATTCAGCATTGTTGGGATAGCGAGCATAGCGACCAATAGCCACATACCATGCATGATAGCAGACTGTCTCGTTTTTCCACCTGCATTGACGTTTGCTGATGAGCGTACGATAACGGATGTTAAGGGTAGACCGCCTAGAAGTCCGCTGGTCATGTTACCAATTCCTTGTGCAACGAGTTCACGGTTGGTTGGCGTATTTCTTTTGTAAGGGTCTATTTTATCAACCGCCTCGATACTCAATAAGGTTTCTAGACTTGCAATAATTGCAATCGTAAATGCAGCTATCCACACGTCTTTGTTGACAATCTGTGTGAAGTCCGGTAGGGTAAATAATCCGGTGAATTCAGCAAAAGAACCTACAATAGGGACCAAAACAAATTGTTTATCATGCAATTGGAGCGCTGATCCGTTGAAAAAATAAGCTAAGCTTACACCCAGAATCACGACAACCAATGGGGCCGGAACCTTATTAAGCTTTGGAATAGATGGCCAGAAGATGAGGATTGCCAATGATAGTGCACAGATGATCAATGCACCGAAGTTGATCGCAGAGGCGATCGTATCAAAATAGGCGCCAATACCATGTCCATTGTCCATTTCGAAGGCATGTGTTTCGACTAAACCCAATGCCAAAGGAATCTGTTTCATGATAATTGTGATGCCGATCGCGGCAAGCATACCTACAATGACCGCTGAAGGGAAATAATTGCCGATCATCCCGGCTTTTAATATACCAAGAATGACCTGCACTACACCTGCGATCACGACGGCAAGTAGAAAGGTTTCATATGCGCCTAGGCTCTGAATAGCACCTAAGACAATTACTGTTAGGCCAGCAGCTGGCCCACTTACACTGAGTGGTGATTTACTGATTGAAGCGACAACGATTCCACCAATTACACCAGTCAATAATCCTGCAAACAATGGCGCACCAGAGGCCATTGCAATTCCCAAACATAATGGAAGTGCCACCAAAAACACCACAACACTAGCAGGGAAGTCATATTTTAAGTCTCTTTTCGATAGTTTCAGAAAAGCCGACGTACGAGTTCCAAACATAAAATTTGTGTTTATCTATAAATAAAGTTTTCATCAGGTAACCTTTAGTGAGCTATAGCTTTGTATCGTTATATCCTATGACCTTCAAGAGCATTGACAAAGTGTCTTGCTGAGAAAGCTCAACGATAAGATTCAACCGAACTAAAGCAGATCGATTACTTCAGAAAAATCAAGGATACCGCACATGCTTTATCTTTTGCATGCGGGTCGATGGAAGTACATCCCCAAGGGATGCCCTTATTAACAGTTAGGAGGCGGTGTTGGAACCGTAGGATGGAAAGCTAAAATGCTTTTCTCATTTTTAAGATAATTCTTCTGTTTTCCTTGGTTCTCAACGATTATAGTTTCAAATACAATAGGTTCTTCTGTTTTTGTATTGAAAAATTTTGAGGCGGTCTCAAGTGTATCGTTACTTGCACCGTTATTGTTTTCGATTTCCAGTTGTAAAACGACCTGTAAGATGGTGCTTTGATCTAAGCTGTTGGAAAAAATAGGCGAAATAGAGATGGCCATCTTTGTGAAAAAGATGATAGCACAAAAGAATGCTGCCACAAATCTAAACCGCTTATTTAACATTTTTTATTACCTTTAATCTTACTGTTTTACATCGTAAAAATAGCAATTCTATGTTAAATTCAAATTAATAGTGCACTAAAAATAAAATTTGGCAC
Proteins encoded in this window:
- a CDS encoding SulP family inorganic anion transporter, producing MFGTRTSAFLKLSKRDLKYDFPASVVVFLVALPLCLGIAMASGAPLFAGLLTGVIGGIVVASISKSPLSVSGPAAGLTVIVLGAIQSLGAYETFLLAVVIAGVVQVILGILKAGMIGNYFPSAVIVGMLAAIGITIIMKQIPLALGLVETHAFEMDNGHGIGAYFDTIASAINFGALIICALSLAILIFWPSIPKLNKVPAPLVVVILGVSLAYFFNGSALQLHDKQFVLVPIVGSFAEFTGLFTLPDFTQIVNKDVWIAAFTIAIIASLETLLSIEAVDKIDPYKRNTPTNRELVAQGIGNMTSGLLGGLPLTSVIVRSSANVNAGGKTRQSAIMHGMWLLVAMLAIPTMLNMIPLACLAAILLHTGYKLAKPSLFTSMYKKGLDQFIPFFVTIVAIVFTDLLMGVGIGIVVATFYILRANMKNAFKYNIEKDNEEDKAVITLAEEVSFLNKVPIQQKLYSLPKSISKIRIDGTFSKFIDKDVIEVIKDFEQNARSKGKDIELLQVVYKKPSP
- a CDS encoding carbonic anhydrase, yielding MENKDLKIGFDNIIKGNKEWMEFVKNDASGRFQQLAKGQNPEILWIGCADSRVPANELTGTKPGEVFVHRNIANMVIHSDMSMLSVLDYAVNVLKVKHVIIAGHYGCGGVAASLSRKQYGIIDNWLGHIKDVYRLHSEEIDAIQEHDKKVDRLIELNVQEQVFNLCATSIIQNAWKERNDLAVHGMIINIGTGELIDQHCTFTNNDELGEVFAYK